A genome region from Populus alba chromosome 5, ASM523922v2, whole genome shotgun sequence includes the following:
- the LOC118029899 gene encoding NEP1-interacting protein-like 1 → MEVYPYPSRFSMSSLCSFGNFVDKVKEVCNFVVSAIIGNIFSAIFTFFFALVGTLLGAMTGALIGQETESGFVRGAAVGAISGAVFSIEVFESSLVLWQSDESGIGCVLYLIDVIASLLSGRLVRERIGPAMLSAVQSQMGAVETNFEEIPNIFDTGGSKGLPGDSLEKIPKIKITSNNNVDESGEKVSCSVCLQDFQLGETVRSLPHCHHMFHLPCIDKWLLRHASCPLCRRDL, encoded by the exons ATGGAGGTTTATCCATACCCGTCTCGTTTTTCCATGTCTTCCTTGTGTTCTTTTGGGAATTTTGTTGATAAGGTTAAAGAAGTTTGTAACTTCGTTGTTTCAGCTATTATTGGCAACATATTCTCTGCGATCTTCACCTTTTTCTTTGCATTAG tggGCACTTTGTTAGGAGCCATGACTGGGGCATTGATAGGCCAAGAAACTGAAAGTGGGTTTGTTCGAGGGGCTGCAGTTGGAGCCATATCAGGAGCTGTTTTCTCAATTGAAGTATTCGAGTCATCTCTTGTTCTTTGGCAATCAGATGAATCTGGGATAGGCTGTGTCCTTTACTTG ATTGATGTTATCGCAAGCCTTCTTAGTGGACGACTTGTTCGTGAGCGCATTGGTCCTGCTATGTTAAGTGCAGTACAAAGTCAG ATGGGTGCTGTGGAAACAAATTTTGAGGAGATCCCAAACATCTTTGACACTGGTGGTTCCAAGGGATTACCTGGAGATTCTCTTGAGAAGATCCCAAAGATCAAAATCACAAGCAATAACAATGTAGATGAATCAGGAGAGAAAGTCTCTTGTTCAGTTTGCCTTCAG GACTTTCAACTGGGAGAGACGGTCAGAAGCTTGCCTCATTGTCATCACATGTTTCACCTACCTTGCATAGATAAGTGGCTACTTAGGCATGCATCCTGCCCTCTGTGTAGAAGGGATCTGTga